Below is a window of Pseudomonas sp. B21-040 DNA.
CCTTCAGATTGGCCAGCGTGCCGACGCTGTCAGCCACCGGTTTGGCCCGACCGTGAAGTTTGCCCCCTTCGCTGAGGAAGTCGTTGTAAGGGTCAACCAGCAGTAGGCCGGTGTGTTCGGCAACATAAGAACTGGTATTCATGATTGGCTCCTCGGGGGCACGCGCCAGCTAACCAGTGTAGAAGTGCCGCTCAACCCTACCCGCGCTATCCGACGACTGAACCATCACACCTGCGTGGGGTTACTTTCATCACCTATCAATACCGTCGATGTTCACAATCACAGCAATGAAGTTCTCATAAAAAATCGTCGGCGTAACATCCGCTCCATACCAACCAATAACACCCCGGAGCACACCCTCATGAAACGCCAAACTCTTCTCAGCATCGCTTTCTCGGTTTTTGCAGTTAACGCTTTTGCCGCTACCTCTGCTCAACCTGTCGTCGCCGAAGGCGGCTCGGATCGCCTGATTGAAAGCCGTGTGGCTGAAGGAGGTTCGGATCGTTTGATCGAGAATCGTGTTGCCGCTGATGGTTCCGACCGTCTGATGCAGAACCGCGTTGCTGAAGGTGGCTCCGACCGTCTGATCGAAAACCGCGTTGCCGCTGATGGTTCCGACCGTCTGATGCAGAACCGCGTTGCCGAAGGTGGCTCCGACCGCCTGATCGAAAACCGCGTTGCCGCTGATGGTTCCGACCGTCTGATGCAGAACCGCGTTGCTGAAGGTGGCTCCGACCGCTTGATCGAAAGCCGTGCTGCATAAATGCAGGGTTTTACCGCAGGACTCAATGAAAAACCCGGCCTCACCCGCCGGGTTTTTTTACGTCTGTTTTTTGCTTCCGCTCACTGGCCTGCCCGCACCAGGCAGCGCTGATAACGCTCATCGACCCGTTTGGCGAACCACGCCGTCGTGAGTTTTCGGGTGATTTTCGGACTTTGCAACTTGATCCCCGGTAACACTGCACGAGGCAATGACCGGCCCTCGGCCTGGTCGGCCAACGCGAACACCCGCCGATAGAGTTCGGTGTTCTCTAATGTCAGACTTTTGCCCTCCTCCAATTGATTGCGAATGGTCGTATTGCGCATGCCCAACTGCTTGCCGAGGCTGCGCACCGCCAATTCAGTGGTGCCGGGCATGATCGAGTCATAGCGAACCAGATCGCCATCCAGCGCCAGCGGAATGCCTGACACCCGACTCAACGCGTTCTGAAACGCCGCATTGCGGCTGGCATACCAGCCGGCATTGAAATCCGCGAAGCGATACAGCGGTTGCGTATAGCTCACCGGGTAACCCAGCAAGTGGGCGATGCCGAAGTACATGCCGCCTCGGCGGCTGAACACTTCATGCCGGATCGAGCCGTTCACCGGGTACGGATAGCCCCGCGCCTGCTGCTCGGCGAAATCGATGCTGACCTGCATTGGCCCGCCGGTGTGCACCGGATTGAAGCCACCGAACAGGGTCTTGCCCAATGGCACCATGCCAATGAAGTCATCGAAAATCGCGCTGAGTTCTTTCTCGCTGCGCGCTGCTTTGAGGCGCTCGCTGTAGCTTTTGCCGTTGGGTGAACGCAACTGCAATGCGCCACTGACCAACAGACTGGGGATATGAGCTTTAGCGGCGCGACGATCGATCTCTTCCCGAGCGATCTTGCCCAGGCCCGGCACCGGCGGGTCGACCTGAAATGTGGATTCCTGCTCGGTGACGGCGATCACCGAACACAGGTTTTGCGTGGAGGGATCAAGTTTCCGGGTAGCGAATGCGGTGTATATGTCCGTGGCCCAGCCCTGCCGATCGGTGGTTTTAACCGGCAATAGCCGCACGATCTCGGCCTTGACCTCGGCGGGCGTGCGCGCAGGCTGTTCCTGCGAGCGTTGAGTGCCGCAACCGGCCAAAAGCAACAGCACCGCAACCCCCGTGAGCAATCGATTGGCTTGCATGGTGCTCCATCAAATCCGTTGAACCGGGTTAACCATACGACCAATGGCATGGCGCAGGCTATGACTCCTGCCGCCGCGCCCCGTTCCCCGGTCGCAGCAGCACGGCCGTTTTCCGTTGGGCAGTCAGCCTGCCTGCGCTGCACGAGTGGACCATACTTGAGCCAGTCACCGAGGAGGACAGGTTGATGAATCGTAGTGACGTGCTGATCGTCGGCGCCGGCCCGACCGGGCTGGTACTCGCGCTGTGGTTGAGCAAACTGGGCGTTCGCGTGCGGATTCTCGACAAGACGTCGGCACCCGGCACGACGTCGCGGGCACTCGCGGTCCAGGCCCGGACACTGGAGCTGTATCGCCAGCTCGATCTCAGCGAGGCCGTGGTGCAAAACGGTCATCGTGTTGAGGCGGCGAATTTCTGGGTCAAGGGCGAACCGGTGGCGCGCTTGCCCCTGAGCCGCGTCGGCGAGGGACTGACGCCCTACGCCTTCCTCGAAATATACCCTCAGGACGAGCACGAGCGACTGCTGATAAAACGCCTCGAAGCCTTTGGCATTCAAGTGGAGCGCAACACGGAACTGGAAAGCTTCACAGACACCGGCGATGGCATCACCGCCCAACTGCGCTTGCCCGACGGCCAGCAGGAAACCTGTCAGGCCTGTTATCTGGCGGGTTGCGACGGTGCCCGGTCAATTGTGCGCAAGACCCTGGACACCGGCTTTCCGGGCGGGACCTACCAGCAGATTTTCTATGTCGCCGACGTACAAGCCAGCGGGCCGACCTTCAATGGCGAACTGCATGTGGATCTGGATGAAGCGGACTTCCTCGCCATATTTCCACTCGGCGGCACAGGCCGTGCCCGGTTGATCGGCACCGTGCGCGACGAACGTGCCGAGCAGGCTGAAACCCTGCAGTTTGAGGACGTCAGCAGCCGGGCCATCGAACATCTGAAGGTGCAGATCGAACAGGTGAACTGGTTCTCGACCTACCGTGTGCATCATCGGGTGGCCGACCACTTTCACACCGGACGCGCGTTTCTATTGGGTGACGCCGCCCATGTGCACAGCCCGGCGGGTGGTCAGGGCATGAACACCGGAATCGGCGATGCCATCAACCTGGCATGGAAACTCGCGGCGGTGTTAAGCGGCGGCGCTACGGCCAAGCTGCTGGACACGTACGAAACCGAGCGTATCGCGTTCGCCCGCAAACTGGTCGCCACCACCGACCGTGTATTCACGTTCGTCACCGCCGAAGGTCGCCTGGCCGATGTGCTGCGTACACGGCTGGCACCGTTTGTGATTCCCAAAATGGCTTCGTTTGAAGCGACCCGCGAGTTCCTGTTTCGCACGGTCTCGCAGATCACCCTCAATTATCGCGGCATGCCGCTGAGCACTGGCGTTGCCGGGCACGTTCACGGCGGTGATCGCCTGCCCTGGGCCCACGACGGTGAGGGCGATAATTTTGGGTCGCTGAAGAACCCGAACTGGCAAGTGCATGTATATGGCGACACCAGCGACGAAATGATCGCTTGGTGTAATGAGCATCACCTGCCGCTGCAGGTTTTCGGCTGGAGGCCCGCGTTTGAAGCCGCGGGGCTGGGCCGTAACGGGTTTTACCTGTTACGGCCGGATACGTATGTGGCGATTGCCGAGACGTGTTCCGATCCGAAAGTGATCGAGCGGTACTTCAGGGATCACGGGATTCGGCCATTTTTTGGCTGCCCCTGAGAACACCACATTGGCAATGGGGTTCAGATGCCAGCCAGGGCCAGGTCCATCGCGAAGTAGGTGAAAATCAAATCCGCCCCCGCGCGCTTGATCGCCCCGAGGCTTTCACGCACCACGCGATCCTCATCGATCGCCCCCGCTTGCGCCGCGAATTTGATCATCGCGTACTCGCCACTGACCTGGTACGCCGACAACGGCAAACGCGACACCTCGCGGATGTCGCGGATGATGTCCAGGTAGGCACCGGCCGGTTTCACCATCAGTGCATCCGCGCCTTCCTGTTCGTCCATCAGCGATTCGCGCACCGCTTCGCGGCGGTTCATCGGGTTCATCTGATAGCTTTTGCGGTCGCCCTTGAGCGCGCTGCCGCCGGCTTCACGAAACGGGCCGTAGAGTGCAGAGGCAAATTTGGTGGAATACGCCATGATCGCGGTCTGGCTGAAACCCGCGTCATCCAGCGCCCGGCGAATCGCCTGGACCTGCCCGTCCATGGCCGCCGAGGGCGCAATCACATCGGCGCCAGCCCGCGCGGCGGCCACGGCTTGCTTGCCGAGGTTGATAAGGGTCTGGTCGTTATCGACTTCGTGGTTGTGCAGCACGCCGCAATGACCGTGGTCGGTGTATTCGCAGAAGCAGGTGTCGGACATCACGATCATCTCTGGCACGGCATCCTTGGCGATCCGCGCCATGCGCGACACCAGCCCGTTGTCGTTCCAGGTGTCGCTGCCACTGCTGTCCAGATGATGCGACACGCCGAAGGTCATCACGGATTTGATGCCGGCGCGGGCGTAGCGCTCGATCTCGCCGGCCAGTTTCGACTCCGGAATGCGCATCACGCCAGGCATGCTTTTGATCGGCACGAAGTCGTCGATTTCTTCCTCGACGAAAATCGGCAGTACCAGATCGTTCAGGCTGAATTCGGTTTCCTGGAACAGGCTGCGCAGGCTCGCATTGCGGCGCAGACGGCGTGGACGTGCTTCGGGGAACTGACTGGACATGGGCATTCCTGAAAACGGAGGACAAGATAAACGTCGTAGGGAGCGAAGCTTATGCCTTGCAAGGCGCCAGGCACAAACCTCAAGAGCGGAAAAACCCTTACCGGGTCAGCAATAATCCGCGCCTGTAACACATCCCTCGTAGCAGCTGCCGAGCGTGCGAGGCTGCGTCCGGCTGCGAAGCAGTCGCAAAACCTGCAACCGAATTCTTTCAGTCAAACCGCGTTCACCGGGCCACGACTGCTGCGCAGCCGGACGCAGCCTCGCACGCTCGGCAGCTGCTACAGGGCGGTTAAAGCATCAGGGTGCCGGTAATGCAGGTCACCACAGCACCGCCAATCCAGATCTCATCACCCACCTGATCCACCTGGATGCGCCCCGCTCGTCCCATCGTCAAACCCTGGCTGACCACATAGGAGGCAGGCGCCAGCCCTTCAGCGAGCAACCATTGCGCAATCCCTGCGTTCAGACTGCCCGTGGCGGGGTCTTCCGGCATGCCGTCACCCGAGATGAACGCCCGCACTTCGAACTGTGCGTCATCACCATCGCGCTCGGGATTGCACGGCGCAATCACACCGACGGCCAGGCCCAGCATTTGCGAATGATCCGGCTGCAAGTCCAGCACCTGTTGGCGCTCTTCGAGCATGACTGCCAGCCATCCGGCACCGTTATCCACCCACTGCGCCCGCACAATCGCCCCAACCTCCAGGCCAAGGCCGCGTCGCACGCGCTCCACCAGTTCGGCGTCCACCGGCCCGGCGTTAATCAGGGGCGGCGCGAGAAAGGCCAACTGCGCGCCTTGTCGACGAATACGCACCAGTCCGACGCCGCACTCCTGAATAATCTCCTCGCCCTTGGGCACGCCACCGGCCTCAAGCCACGCATGGCAGGTGCCCAGGGTCGGATGCCCGGCAAATGGCAACTCGTTCAGGGTGGTGAAGATCCGCACCCGATAGTCGGCCCGCGGATCGCGCGGTTCCAGCACGAACGTGGTTTCACTGAGGTTGGTCCAGGTCGCGAACGCGGCCATGCGTTCCTCACTGAGTTCGTCCGCACCGAACACCACTGCCAATGGGTTGCCCTTGAGGGCGACGCGGCTGAAGACATCTACTTGCTTGAAATCGAATGAACTCATTGCCTGCCTTGGTCTTGAATAAATCAAAGGATCGATTTGGGAATTTCCAGCCCGCGCATGACGGCCGGCCGCGCCAGGAAACGCTCCAGCACGCGTGTGACATTCGCAAAATTCTTGATGCCCACCAGATCGCCCGCTTCGTAGAAACCGATGAGGTTGCGCACCCACGGGAACGTTGCGATGTCGGCGATGGTGTAGCGCTCGCCCATGATCCAGTCACGCCCTTCAAGGCGTCCATCCAAAACCTTTAACAAACGTTTACTTTCCTCGACGTAGCGGTCGCGCGGTCGTTTGTCCTCGTAGTCCTTGCCGGCAAACTTGTTGAAGAAACCGAGCTGGCCAAACATCGGCCCGATGCCTCCCATCTGAAACATCAGCCATTGAATCGTCTCGTAACGCGCGGCCGATTCCTGAGCCAGCAGTTGCCCGCTCTTGTCGGCGAGGTAAATCAGAATCGCCCCGGACTCGAACAATGGCAGGGGTTTGTCCCCGGGACCATGGGGGTCGAGGATGGCCGGAATCTTGTTGTTGGGGCTCAGTGACAGAAACTCGGGCGACATCTGATCATTGGTGTCGAAGCCCACACGATGCGGTTCATAGGGCAGGCCGATCTCTTCAAGCATGATCGACACCTTGACGCCATTGGGGGTCGGCAAGGAGTAAAGCTGGATCCAGTCGGGGTATTGGGCTGGCCATTTTTGGGTGATGGGGAACGCGGACAAATCGGTCATCGGGAACATCCGTCGCTAAAGAAAGGGATGAGCATAATCCAGGATTAGCGCCCGTTGCTTGCGATCTTTTCGCGTTATCAAAACCATTGATGAACACGATCGAAAGATCTCAGCCTTTGCCCGAGCCTCAAGGTGTAGGGTGTCCACAAATTCGCAACATCTTGTCGATAACCTTCGCTGCAACCCGCTCAAGGTTGTCGATACAGTGCTGCGCAACCACCGGACGCGAACCAAATGGGCATCGGAGGACTCTGAGCAATGCCCTTTCGGACTCGGACCGACTCAACGACATGGAAAACACTCGAAGCTGGGAGCTCGTGGTGTAAAGGTTTGTCAGCCTTAACCGAATGCGCTGAAGATCACTTATACCAATGACCAAACTTTTTAA
It encodes the following:
- a CDS encoding PhzF family phenazine biosynthesis protein, whose translation is MSSFDFKQVDVFSRVALKGNPLAVVFGADELSEERMAAFATWTNLSETTFVLEPRDPRADYRVRIFTTLNELPFAGHPTLGTCHAWLEAGGVPKGEEIIQECGVGLVRIRRQGAQLAFLAPPLINAGPVDAELVERVRRGLGLEVGAIVRAQWVDNGAGWLAVMLEERQQVLDLQPDHSQMLGLAVGVIAPCNPERDGDDAQFEVRAFISGDGMPEDPATGSLNAGIAQWLLAEGLAPASYVVSQGLTMGRAGRIQVDQVGDEIWIGGAVVTCITGTLML
- a CDS encoding glutathione S-transferase family protein; this encodes MTDLSAFPITQKWPAQYPDWIQLYSLPTPNGVKVSIMLEEIGLPYEPHRVGFDTNDQMSPEFLSLSPNNKIPAILDPHGPGDKPLPLFESGAILIYLADKSGQLLAQESAARYETIQWLMFQMGGIGPMFGQLGFFNKFAGKDYEDKRPRDRYVEESKRLLKVLDGRLEGRDWIMGERYTIADIATFPWVRNLIGFYEAGDLVGIKNFANVTRVLERFLARPAVMRGLEIPKSIL
- a CDS encoding FAD-dependent oxidoreductase, which codes for MNRSDVLIVGAGPTGLVLALWLSKLGVRVRILDKTSAPGTTSRALAVQARTLELYRQLDLSEAVVQNGHRVEAANFWVKGEPVARLPLSRVGEGLTPYAFLEIYPQDEHERLLIKRLEAFGIQVERNTELESFTDTGDGITAQLRLPDGQQETCQACYLAGCDGARSIVRKTLDTGFPGGTYQQIFYVADVQASGPTFNGELHVDLDEADFLAIFPLGGTGRARLIGTVRDERAEQAETLQFEDVSSRAIEHLKVQIEQVNWFSTYRVHHRVADHFHTGRAFLLGDAAHVHSPAGGQGMNTGIGDAINLAWKLAAVLSGGATAKLLDTYETERIAFARKLVATTDRVFTFVTAEGRLADVLRTRLAPFVIPKMASFEATREFLFRTVSQITLNYRGMPLSTGVAGHVHGGDRLPWAHDGEGDNFGSLKNPNWQVHVYGDTSDEMIAWCNEHHLPLQVFGWRPAFEAAGLGRNGFYLLRPDTYVAIAETCSDPKVIERYFRDHGIRPFFGCP
- a CDS encoding DUF1615 domain-containing protein, with the translated sequence MQANRLLTGVAVLLLLAGCGTQRSQEQPARTPAEVKAEIVRLLPVKTTDRQGWATDIYTAFATRKLDPSTQNLCSVIAVTEQESTFQVDPPVPGLGKIAREEIDRRAAKAHIPSLLVSGALQLRSPNGKSYSERLKAARSEKELSAIFDDFIGMVPLGKTLFGGFNPVHTGGPMQVSIDFAEQQARGYPYPVNGSIRHEVFSRRGGMYFGIAHLLGYPVSYTQPLYRFADFNAGWYASRNAAFQNALSRVSGIPLALDGDLVRYDSIMPGTTELAVRSLGKQLGMRNTTIRNQLEEGKSLTLENTELYRRVFALADQAEGRSLPRAVLPGIKLQSPKITRKLTTAWFAKRVDERYQRCLVRAGQ
- the hemB gene encoding porphobilinogen synthase, which gives rise to MSSQFPEARPRRLRRNASLRSLFQETEFSLNDLVLPIFVEEEIDDFVPIKSMPGVMRIPESKLAGEIERYARAGIKSVMTFGVSHHLDSSGSDTWNDNGLVSRMARIAKDAVPEMIVMSDTCFCEYTDHGHCGVLHNHEVDNDQTLINLGKQAVAAARAGADVIAPSAAMDGQVQAIRRALDDAGFSQTAIMAYSTKFASALYGPFREAGGSALKGDRKSYQMNPMNRREAVRESLMDEQEGADALMVKPAGAYLDIIRDIREVSRLPLSAYQVSGEYAMIKFAAQAGAIDEDRVVRESLGAIKRAGADLIFTYFAMDLALAGI